The sequence TTTGCTTGAGGAGCCCGGCCTCGGAGGCTgctggctgccgcagggCGCCCGCTAGCTTCAGTTTGGATCGCCCTCAGCCCGCGTGAGAAGctgtcgcagctgcgtcACAGGTGCTATCTGCACGCTTCTGCGCACGGAGCGTTGAGCAAAGTAGAGGACGCGTACAGAACTCTACCTCTAAATCGAGACgacgcctctggcgcccaCCCAGCGAGGTTTGCAAAGGAGGAACGCAGCGACACCAGCTATACACGGAAGCCCCCTCTTTCGGCTACTCCAGTCCCCACGCAAGCTTGAGTCAGCAAGGCGAAAGTCGCCTATATCACAAACAAAGTGCCCAGTTAGCGGAGGCGTACGGCGGTCATCGCCGCGGGCAGAGAAAATTCGCATGTGCTCACCTGGGAGACTGCGGTGGCCGCTCgcagcgcgcgtgcggcgttTGACGTCCCCAGCTGCAAAACAACTTTGCCCCTCTCCTCCAGGCACGTGGCAAACACACACGTTTTCTCCGTCTTGTGAACGAACTCTGCTCACACAACGGAGAAACAACTGGTCGTTGCGTCACGGGGAAGAGACAAAACTGAGAGTTCTGTTCTCAGGAGAATCATGGGCTTCTCTCTGAGGCACCCGAACGGATGTATCGTGTTCACTGCATGTAAGAGAGAGAACATGAGCCAGCGGGCAACGCCGAGATAACCTGGGTACTCTGGACCTCGTATCATTTGCGCAGAGGTGGATGAAAGCCCTCGCGTGGGTCTAAGCAGCACCGTGCAGCCGCGAAACCAAAACCTGCGGTTCCTTCTCAACTAGGCCTCTGTTCGTCGTGATTTTGCCTCTCATATTTTTTCTCatccgcgcaggcgacgaagcaTCGGCTGAAGTCCACGTAAATCACTAGAGATCGGCCGCACTGAAGCAGCAGGTCGTAGGGGGGGAGACTCGCCTCCCCGGGCTGTCTGCTTCACTCCATCGGCGCAGTAAAGTTAGGGCTCCTGCGGCGTACCAGTTGTCCCGAAATCCTCATTGAAAGTGCGAACCGAGTTCACGAGCTTGTGGTCGATCGTCTCCTCTGTGTAGACCAGATCTTCCAGAAACAAAGACAAACGAGACAGTCCTGCGCGCAGGTGTTGCAGTacagtctctctcgcgtgacGCCCTGCAGACCCGTCAACATAACGGCTACGGCATTCGAACCCGCGTGTGATGCACGCAGATCGATGCGCACGTAGGGAAAACAGACACGAGAGACCCGACGAGCGGGCTCTAACATACGTCCCCAGCATCCGAGAACACAGAGTCACCACTCTTCACATGCCTCATAGAAAGTAGGTGTTTACGAgacatgcgcatgcacataGGAATCACACATACTCGGCCTGCACGCGCCCGGCATACACGTCTGACGAAAAAAAGGATGCGCATacgcgggggggaggagggacgcgcgcgacagagggaGGGCAAGTCGGTGGCGTGCAGGCGCAGCCCATGGCCTCACGCATAAATCCTAAAGGGACACAAAGGGATGTAGAGACTCACGCGCACGGGTGAGAAGTCGCAGTTCcggtgccgcggcgctggcttATGAGAAGCCAAAGACCCTACCTGCGCCGTATTTGAGGCATTCGAGCCGAAAGGGGAGGATGCCGATGCGGACCATCGGCGCGAGAATCCACTTGCCTCGGTAGCGGtcggcgcagcctcgaggcTTGAGTGGAGCAGCGGCGTccgctgcggtcgccgcgagagcgcccTCATCAGACGCGGTGGCTAAGGAGCCGATAGCCgagagagcagcggcgccagacgcaggagaggaagaagacgaagaaccgagccgcggcgacgaggtcggagccggcgaggcgacggaagAGACAGattccgcagaggcggcaggcgaggcaggcgctgacgcgcgagaggaatGAGAACCCCCCGATGCAgtggcagctgcggcggagagagcagGGGAGAGTGCGCCGGTGGCAGGCGCGGGGCCTtcaggcgaggaggcacaGAACGCAGTTTCGGCTAAGGAGGGCGAGTGAGAGACGGACTGGGGCGACAACGTCTGGAGAGATGCAGCCCACCTCGGGGAACTCGCGGCTGctttcgtctctgcctcgcaggAGCCAGCCAGCGATGTGACTTCCGTCCCTCCCTCTCGGCgtcctgcaggcgctggatctccgccgccgcgcttgtGGCTTGTGCCTGCTGACTCGGGCAGCTCTTCGACCTTCCGCTTTTTGGAGCCTTCCGCGGGACCGCGTTGAAGCTCTGTatcctcgccctctgcatCCGGGACCTGCTCGGCGCCAGGCGGGTgtggagacgcgccggcgcggcgcgccggctccTGCAGCGTGTCCAGCAtggggctgccgcgcgggaaAGAGAGCAGGAGTTTTTAGATCGACCACAGTTCACCCTGTCTGCAAAGCCGCGAGTCCGCAGGAGGCCTCTGCCAGCTCCACTGCCAGCTCCACTGCCAGCTCCACTGCCAGCTCCACTGCTAGGTCCACTGCCAGCTCCACTGCCAGCGCTGAGGACGAGGTTTTCGGGCGGTGACGACGCGCTGCCTGTACAGGGACAGGTTGTGCGAGCCTGCACACAGAGGACCCACAGACGATGTCTCAGGCGGgagcctgcagcagcctcaCAAGGGAAAAAGAGTGAATAAAGAATGCGGCCGCTGTAGCCTCAAGGGGGTATGCTCTAAATTTTAGTTGTATTCATTGAgttctgtgcatgcgcgccgctTGCATGCACTCCAGCACATCGACGCGCAAAATCGTCGCGGTCTTGTGCCTACCCAGTCAGGATCTTAACCTCCTGGCTTCGCAGTCCTTagctcgaggccgcgcagtcTTCACTTCAAGCGCACTTTTGTTTTCTGTGAGTTCCAGTCGCTTATCGGCGGCTGTATGGCGTTCAGATTTCGGCATCGTCGTCAGCTTTTTGCATGCGCCAAGAGAGGCTTGTCTCAGCCCTGCACGGCGCTCCAGGCGCGGCCTTGCGTCTACTCAGCATCGCGTTTTGTCAACTTCGGGCTGTGCATGGAATGCACTCGAAGGCCTCTTCTTGAGCAGCCTCGGAGAGCGGCAGGCCGTTTGCCTCTCCTGGCCTtccgaccgccgcggcgactctcCGCGTGCCTGTGCCGCGGTTGGGCATGAGACTGGGGCTCCGCGGTTGTTAGTcccgtttttttttctcgcctcaCCGTCGCTCACTCGCTTTTCACACATCTGCCTGCTCGCCCTTTGTCTGCAGGGCTTCCTGGATCGCCCTGCTTTTCCGTTTTCGAGCCTGGACGTCGCACCGACCGTCCCGGGGctgtccgcggccgcgatgtctcgctgcttctcgccctTCCGCCTCTTTGTCCCCGTTGagtttctctcttcttcttcaggaTGGATCGCGGGCTGGCAACTGGGCGAGAGGACGTGCGTGGTGGCTGCcctgcttccgccgctgccgcttgacctcgccgcgcgcctgctcgccccTCAGAGAGTCCTGACGGCTGACTGGCCGCAGGAGAGAACGCCTGCGCAAGAGAGTTCTCGTGAAAAAAGAGCTGGAGCCGAAGGAGCGGGgatcgtcggcggcgcgttcGGAGGACGCCCTCGAGGCAACGGGGGAGGCAGTCGGGCGACgacccgcgacggcgccagaGACAGCCCATGCGGCAGAGGCCTTCCGCCAGTGGCACACATCCCTGCAGCGAAAGTGGGATCGCCTGCGGCATCCGTCCCCTCGCTGCTCGAGCTGGAAAGAAACGGaacgcgcgctcgcggcggggcTCCTCTTTGCATTGTCGGGTGGTGGCGAGGCCTGGAAGACGCCGACCCGCCCGCGTCGGTCCGAGGTTGCGTTGCGCTCGGCGCCTGTCGCCAGCTGAGCGAGAGCCCAgagtcttcctcgtcctcctcacAGCGCCAGGAGCCGACTGGCGAGGGGCGCGGGGGAAACACGGCGAGCCGTgggcgtcctccgcaggccGGCGGTTCTGGCGCGAGTCGGCGCTTGTCTGTCGAGAGAGCATTCTCCTGGGCTGTCGGGGGATCTGTGTGGATCGAGGTGTCGATTCCCCCGGAAACGGGCCTTCCCTTTCCGGCTCTGTCGCGCCTGttgcgcgggcgtctcgcaggcgccgccacaTCTCGAGTTGCGTCTCCCCGCTCGCCTGTGGCCGGCTCACGTGTTTCCGAGGACGTTCCGTCGGGTGCACTcgcaggcagagacgctgcctcgctctctccaggCTGCTGCCTGTCTCGACAGGGAGGTAGTTCGACGGCCATCCAAGTTTTCCTGTTTGATTTGCCCTCGCACCACGGCTGTTCGCCCTGTGGCGGGGACGACGCCGGCGATGACGCGGCGGGATGGGacctcgcgccttcgcagcctgtctctccgcggcgctcgggcggcctcttcgcgcaAACCCGGCGCTTCACAGACGCCCTCCAGCGGCCTCTCCTGTGGAGCGATGCCGCGCAGGGGAGGGGCTCGGACTCTTGCGAgagctctgcggccgcgcaccAAGCGGGCTCGCcccgcaggcaggcgcggagtggcgcggcggagacacaggAAGGGCAAGGTCGCCGCAggaaggacgaggaggagcgcggaagcgacggggcagagaggcgcgaggcgcaggacgccgaAGGCCTCGAAGCCATTCTCTTCCACTTGCGTCGCGTGGCGAAAGTTGCCGCGGATCTTTCGCATGCGTTGAGCTGCtggagacgcgaagagcaGGCGCGTCGACGCCGGCTAGAAGGCCAGACGGGGCACGCATGCCAcggggcgcgcgagacgaaggaggaCTCGGGTAAGACGACAAGGCACCGAGAGCCAGGGTGTGCCCTTCACGCGTCTGCGAGGCGATCTCCCCCTTTTTGGGCTCGTAGTCGCcgtggagaggcgacgacggaggcgcacGGACGGGcagcggggggggcggcttTTGGCCAGCGGCTGCACGCGTTCTCCTGCGTCCCgcttctttctttcttcctctgttTTGAGTTCCTCTGGCGCAatgtcgtcctcttcttgtTCCCCCGGGCGGAccagcgcctggcgcgcgcgcgcggcccctGCACGCGTCCTCAGAAACGCTGGGGAGTCCAGGAAGGCAGTGCGCACGGCGACTCGACGGGCGCCGAGccacagacgccgcagccttTCTTTTGGGCAACGGCAGACCATGTCCTCTCTTTGCTGTCTTCGCtggctgcgtgtgcgcctctGGTGAGGGGGTGGCGATGCAGCGACTGCTGTACAGATGCAcgcgctctcgcggctgAAGCGCGAGAAACGGAGTCTGCAGGGGGCGAGTCGCCAAGGCGCCTCTGTACATCTGCGGGAAGTTGGTCCGCGGCCCCAgggccccccccccccaagtGGGAGGCCTTCCTCTCAGGGACCCGGAGCCGTAGTCGCATCTGTGGTGGGCGGCGACAGGACCCCTCGTTTTGCTCCTGCCGAGAGGCGGCCTTTGCGGGTCGTCCTGCTGAGCATGGCGAGGGCTCCAGTTCCGGCGCGATTTCTGCGACAGACGGCGTCCCAGCGGCTACGAGTGCAGGTCTGCGCTCTGAAGAGGGGCTCGActgctcgcctgcgggctGTCTGGGGtgcgcctttttctcttctctgtcgcccGCAGAAGCCGACGAAATGCTGTcggctcccgcgcgcgcctgccgcatcCCCAGGCAGGTCCCCTGGTACTCGTtcgtggcgccgctgcgcgttctAGGCGTGGTGACCGGCGTGTCTCTGGATCTCCTGATTGGCCTGATCGTTCCTCACTTGCTCGCTATCCTCGTCACCGGGGTCGTCCTCCCTTCTGCGtgctctccgcagcgccctttctcgccgctgtctcctctcgcggcgacgcggccggcCCGAGGAGACGAACTGTGTGGCAGACCCGACattctcgctcttctttcAGAGGAATTCAACCGTGCGAAGGCGTCGTTTCACTCCGCGCAGCTCGATCCGGCGGAGTCCTGTCTGGTGCCTGCGTGGAAGTCTTCGTTTTCGGAACCCCTCTCTGTATCTCCTTCTCTGGGTTCCCAAGCTCTGGATGCGGCACACAGtcccggcgccggcggagacgtcgctggtctcgctggcgcggttttcgtcttcctctcgtctGTATTCACCTTCTTCACCTCGGCAGGCAGCTGCCTCatccgcgggcctccgccgtctctgtttgcgcttttctcgcgcgcgtaTTGCTCTCTGCACCAGCATCTGCTCTCTCCCCACGTGCGGTGGCTGATGGACAACCCCGCGGGGTTCAAGTTCAACCCCAATTTGACGAGTATTCTCGGCTCCCTCATTCTGACTACGTTTCACTACTGGAACGAAGCGGCCTCGGTGCTGTACGACATCTACATCGACCTTCGCGGCTCtagcagcgcctccttcgccttgcctctggctgtcttcttctttcttctgaGCGCGCTCTGTGCTGCCTTGTCGCAAGTCGCCGCCTACCAGCGCGCTCTGTCCTTCCTTCAGACAGCTCtcttcggcggaggcgagccagCTGACGGCGgccagagggaggcggcgtaTCTGCGTGCTGCACTTTGGCCGTTTTCGAGCGTTCTGTCGAGTTCCACATGCCGAAAGGTCGCCGAGTGCAGCCTGCTGGCGCTGGAGGTCGTCCTCGGGTGGCGGGGTCCGACACGCGGGTGGGCTtggggcggcgccttcttcttcgctgcggccgcagatctccttctcttttcaACCGCGCACATCTTTTACGTCTACGTGGTGTGCGCCAGGCTCATGGATGTCTCCCGTCGGTGCCTCTTTACTCTGTTCAGCATGTTTCGGTAAGTGACCTCGTGCGCACTTCCAAGGCCGTGACTCCACAAACCGCCGCCGCtaaggaggcgcgaggggtTAAGAGCCAAACAGGAACAGAAGATTCCTAGGTGTGTGTCAACTACCTTTTCTGTGGAGTATAGACTACGAGTTGGGCTGCTGGTTCAGATCTCGTAGGTCGTTGTTTACCGGACCTCTCGAGTTCGGGTTTCTCGCGGGGCCTCATGCCTCGCCAGCAGGCCTCTGGTAATGGAGTTGAGGAGGGCCTTCAGGGCGCAGGTGTCTCTGTCCAGTCTTTCGACTGGGCGGCAGTTTCGGGGGATCTGTGGCTCTGAACTGTTTGCTGTAGTGGACGCGCAAAGCTGGCTTCCTAGCCCTTCACAACTGGAACGTGGTGGACGAGCGTTTCTGTGATCTTCAGAGTCAGAGCGCATACTGTGTGCGggtgtgtgtatatgtgtgtttATCTTGCCGCctggcctcgcctccgtggCGGTCGAGGCATGTTGCAGGGGACGAGTAAAGCAGCCGTTTTGTGCAGGGCGTCTCACGCGTGGTCGTGCTCTGCGCGACTGTCGTGTgttttttgctttttttcaGGGGAAAAAAGTGGAACGTTCTGCGTCACCGGGAGGACACGCTAGAGTTTGAGCTGGATCAGCTGCTGATGGGGTGTGTGCTCTTCACCATCATCATTTGCCTCTTCCCCACGGTCTTCATCTTCtacgtctccttcgcggtcATCTGGCTGGCGATCCTCTTCGTCCacagcgccttccgcctaCTCGCGCTACTGGCTCGGCGGCTGCCCCTGCCTCTCATTGTCTTGCGTTTCTTCCACCCCGGTCTGTTTCCTGGCTCAGTCAGCGTCCTCGTGCTCGAagacgcctcgctcgcgagtGCCTCGGACGGTAGCGccggagaggacgcagaggaaacccCGAAAcggggtggcggcggcgactgcgccACGCGACTCGCCTCGAGACAACCGACAGGCGGaggtctctgcagcgtcgccaCTTCGTCCGACAGTGCGCAGGCCAGCATCCTGCTTCGTCGGGGAGGCGCCGATGCACGGGGTTCGGGGCCTCCTGTCGAGGTGGTCACGCGCGCAGGTACCCGACGCAAGGTGGAAGCGAGCCGGTTTTCCTTCTCGGgtggcgcgccggcgggcgttTCCCCTGGACTTCCTTGTGCTCAAGCACGCCAGCCTGTCCGCCAGAATCCAGTGACGTACATCCAGCTGCAGACTCACCCCGTCAGCTGGGGCGAGATCTTGCTGCCTACAGTCAAAGATGCGTTGGGGCAGACCTTCCAGGTTTTCTCTCCATCCACGCTCTTATCCTCGTTTTGTTCTGGCAAGCCGATCCATTTTAAAAAGCAGACGAGACCTGCACGAAAGGGACAGACGGCGACCTGAGGGGGAGCAGCCCCTGCGACGGCACGCACAGTAGATATCCGCGCTTGGTTTTCTGCTACTTTTGGGTCGAGCGTCCGACGGGCTTTCTTGATTGTTTGGTACTAAACCCTGATATTGAGTGCGCGGAGATGCGTCCAGTTCTAAACTAACTCTACTGCCCTTCTGGCTCTGCTCAGCTCTCTAAGAACGCGAGTGATCAGCGGGTAGATTCTGCACTGGCTGGTGGACAGCACGAGATTCGCGGCAGGCAACCCTTCTGCGACAAACACAAAGTAGTGCTACAAGTCGCCCACATCAGCTGGCTCAGCTGCCTTCtgtgcgcgagcggcggcgcggcacgTCCACTGCAGGTTTCTTTTGAAGAGTCAAAGTGGTGACACCTGCGTCCCCATAGAGATAGACAGCTTTCGCAGCCCTGGGTTTTCTGCATTCGACGACCAAGGAACTCATGCAGACATGACGAGGGACGACCGCTATGACTATGCATATGACGTACGGTGCGATTGGATTTTCTGTGGGGCCCTGTGCCGCGTAGGCatgacgccgcgcgcgtgctggTCCGCTAGGTGATGGCCTATCACATGAcaccgcgagagagcggacCCGCGAGTCCGGTAACCTCCAGCCTCTCAGCAATGGATTTACAAAAGAGGGTCGCGAAGTAGCACTCAGTATGAACAGAAGCAGAGTTGGCTCCCTATCCAAATTTGTTACTGGGGCGTCGTCTGCTGGCTGGACGGGCGCGAGCAGGCCCTAGCAGCCCGAGTGACACACAGCTCATAGACCGAGCCGGCCTGACTGTTCATAGGCACTCCGACAGAGCTGTACAGGATCAAGGTTTTGCCAGCCGATGTCTCGAAGGCCGTTGCTAACCCCACACTGCGTGTCAGCCGCTGTGCGTCCTTGAGCTTGGCTGGAAAAGGGCAACTGGTCCGAATCGTCTAGAGGTTAGGACAACACGTTGTGGCCGTGTAAACCCAGGTTCGATTCCTGGTTCGGACAGACTCCGCTTCCGATTTGCCTGTCACGTACGTGGAGGGCGGTCGAGTATTTTGCTGGTCGCGTCCTGGTGCGCCTTTCCAGTAGCACGAGCCCTTGAAATTGAGGGTGCCTTTCTCTTGTTCTCATCCCGAAACTGGCTCGCGTCTGCATCACCTTGCGCTGTCACCGTTTCCTAGTTGCAGGCGTAAGCCAGACAGGTTACGAAAGATCTTCAGATACGCTCAAACAACGCGGTCGCATGCAGGGTGCTGCTCGCAGGTATACCCTCTACGTCTTTGGGCACCTTATCGGGGAGTCCATTTTTCCACTCTGTGAGGCAGGATGGATCCAGCGGGGTTGAGGCGCCTTGTATACGCCTGGTCGCGTTTCCCTGCCGGACGGGGTTAAAAGCGTCTGAGCCTGATTTTTACGAAGGTAAAACGCGGCGCGCTGACGATGTGGTCGAAAGAAAACTCGCCTCATTCGTCTCAGCCCTGACACTTCCGTTGAACCAAATTTCTCCACGACACTAGTTTTTTAACGCCTGTTGTGGAGAGCAACTTGTTGAGAATGACTGAAGCCATGGAATTCGTCGGATGCAGCGCCAGCGTCTGACGGCATTGTTGAGACGCCACTGAGGCTAGAGGGTTTCCCAAAAACTaatagctaggccatgtatcgttattatcacattataagtagctatcgtctctgtacaaatgatccgcgatccagaactgtataactcaaatcgaataaacaaagacataATAGgtcctagaatactgaagatgactccggttatgagacAACCAAAGACGCCATTCCACGTGCGGCTACAAAGTACACCGCAATGACTCGTGGTCGACGCCTGAGTTCAATGCATTGCATTGGacacagcgacgacgactgACGTGTAATGACTCGCGCGTGAAGTGGCACAATGCCACTTCGCAGCGTAAACAGGTCGTGAATGCTATGGAGCCTCAGGTTACCGGAATAAAACGCCACGCATCGCCATGCATGTTGGGACTTTCCTCGTTCCATGCCTGCTTGCAGTTGGCTTCCATTCTCGTGGACCTTGCTGGCGCAGTACTCCTTGCCCGCTGAAGGGACCTCGATTAATGTCATCCGCGGTAAGTTAGAAGTGGCGCTATTTCTTCGTTGCGTCCGGACGGCTGAGGAGAGCGCCCCTCCCGGGGGGGAGGTGCTGCACGGAACTCACCTGCTCGCATCCGGAAGCGGTCGAAGTCCTTGCGTACCGTCATCCACGGGATCTATCTGTCGGTTCTGAGGCCCCGAAAGATTGCCGTCCTGAATCCGTGAAGGCAATGGCAGACTCCCAACGCGACGGACGAGAAAAGGCTGAGCTTGGCCCAAGGgtgctctctcctcctcacgGTTTCAGCGCAACACTGGATCTTTACGGGGCGTTGCACGAGCAGACGGCAAGCTCGGCATTTTGGCCTGTCTCCAGGTAACGCTCACAATCGGGTCTCAGCATTTACAGGGTGTTGTAGAAGCAGTAAATTCGCGCAGCCTGTTACAGCGCGCGTTGAAGCACCGCTCAACGCACCGCCCAACGCACCGCTCACGTGA is a genomic window of Besnoitia besnoiti strain Bb-Ger1 chromosome IV, whole genome shotgun sequence containing:
- a CDS encoding dihydrouridine synthase (dus) protein (encoded by transcript BESB_057660), coding for MLDTLQEPARRAGASPHPPGAEQVPDAEGEDTELQRGPAEGSKKRKVEELPESAGTSHKRGGGDPAPAGRREGGTEVTSLAGSCEAETKAAASSPRWAASLQTLSPQSVSHSPSLAETAFCASSPEGPAPATGALSPALSAAAATASGGSHSSRASAPASPAASAESVSSVASPAPTSSPRLGSSSSSSPASGAAALSAIGSLATASDEGALAATAADAAAPLKPRGCADRYRGKWILAPMVRIGILPFRLECLKYGADLVYTEETIDHKLVNSVRTFNEDFGTTEFVHKTEKTCVFATCLEERGKVVLQLGTSNAARALRAATAVSQDVAAVDVNMGCPKSFSIKGGMGAALLKTPLIATDILKTLRRNLDIPVTCKIRLLDTIQQTIDFARLCENCGIEAIALHAREVHERPSHRAHWDLFPVVRSSLSIPLIANGDFLASRDVSVFQDKVGADSLMFARGAMWDPSIFSWKNVPSGVHAGTSTDCTSLASAGASSGGTQTGESASPALSLLSSNSSRVNVMGSYTKRALVCGAPYQAIKFCLQSMAAQASCDRNVNLAITASKSNREICEALGISLFYDDLSSKLPAQANSLHYHKTRDLVEVASTETFDRPLAFSSFL
- a CDS encoding phosphatidylinositol n-acetylglucosaminyltransferase (encoded by transcript BESB_057670) translates to MSRCFSPFRLFVPVEFLSSSSGWIAGWQLGERTCVVAALLPPLPLDLAARLLAPQRVLTADWPQERTPAQESSREKRAGAEGAGIVGGAFGGRPRGNGGGSRATTRDGARDSPCGRGLPPVAHIPAAKVGSPAASVPSLLELERNGTRARGGAPLCIVGWWRGLEDADPPASVRGCVALGACRQLSESPESSSSSSQRQEPTGEGRGGNTASRGRPPQAGGSGASRRLSVERAFSWAVGGSVWIEVSIPPETGLPFPALSRLLRGRLAGAATSRVASPRSPVAGSRVSEDVPSGALAGRDAASLSPGCCLSRQGGSSTAIQVFLFDLPSHHGCSPCGGDDAGDDAAGWDLAPSQPVSPRRSGGLFAQTRRFTDALQRPLLWSDAAQGRGSDSCESSAAAHQAGSPRRQARSGAAETQEGQGRRRKDEEERGSDGAERREAQDAEGLEAILFHLRRVAKVAADLSHALSCWRREEQARRRRLEGQTGHACHGARETKEDSGKTTRHREPGCALHASARRSPPFWARSRRGEATTEAHGRAAGGAAFGQRLHAFSCVPLLSFFLCFEFLWRNVVLFLFPRADQRLARARGPCTRPQKRWGVQEGSAHGDSTGAEPQTPQPFFWATADHVLSLLSSLAACAPLVRGWRCSDCCTDARALAAEARETESAGGESPRRLCTSAGSWSAAPGPPPPKWEAFLSGTRSRSRICGGRRQDPSFCSCREAAFAGRPAEHGEGSSSGAISATDGVPAATSAGLRSEEGLDCSPAGCLGCAFFSSLSPAEADEMLSAPARACRIPRQVPWYSFVAPLRVLGVVTGVSLDLLIGLIVPHLLAILVTGVVLPSACSPQRPFSPLSPLAATRPARGDELCGRPDILALLSEEFNRAKASFHSAQLDPAESCLVPAWKSSFSEPLSVSPSLGSQALDAAHSPGAGGDVAGLAGAVFVFLSSVFTFFTSAGSCLIRGPPPSLFALFSRAYCSLHQHLLSPHVRWLMDNPAGFKFNPNLTSILGSLILTTFHYWNEAASVLYDIYIDLRGSSSASFALPLAVFFFLLSALCAALSQVAAYQRALSFLQTALFGGGEPADGGQREAAYLRAALWPFSSVLSSSTCRKVAECSLLALEVVLGWRGPTRGWAWGGAFFFAAAADLLLFSTAHIFYVYVVCARLMDVSRRCLFTLFSMFRGKKWNVLRHREDTLEFELDQLLMGCVLFTIIICLFPTVFIFYVSFAVIWLAILFVHSAFRLLALLARRLPLPLIVLRFFHPGLFPGSVSVLVLEDASLASASDGSAGEDAEETPKRGGGGDCATRLASRQPTGGGLCSVATSSDSAQASILLRRGGADARGSGPPVEVVTRAGTRRKVEASRFSFSGGAPAGVSPGLPCAQARQPVRQNPVTYIQLQTHPVSWGEILLPTVKDALGQTFQVFSPSTLLSSFCSGKPIHFKKQTRPARKGQTAT